A single window of Watersipora subatra chromosome 9, tzWatSuba1.1, whole genome shotgun sequence DNA harbors:
- the LOC137404482 gene encoding JNK-interacting protein 1-like: MKTKGYSSAGPVVRSKDEIQVHPRLTQSYLEEYHNNYDVKLSQAATIHDWQFNKCEREVEDYVCRPKGNQPDVRFSVNYLQSPLDQQLTNCRASNGLLGAYLSPSHTFFKEQSQKGPSTPYPHKDRLGATHRGTHRFVPRHSDEMVVEIGDSIHVLDEAEDGWCMGINLTSQVQGLFPSVYATDLKFYEVNGSAEKQPSAKLYKLHFLGSMEVNHHKGSDVLVDAIEKIIINRRLSKDTTTPPLCQLEVSDAGIKMIDLTHKKRTRKLITDINVESASERLSKLLAFSKETKAISNHFFSLKNVSFCGYHPDSPRYFGFITKHPTERRFACHCYSSVDDSTQEIVDAVGDAFQKYYCGHIPPLSNSSEDFYFE, from the exons ATGAAGACAAAAGGATACAGCAGCGCAGGGCCAGTGGTAAGGTCAAAGGATGAAATACAAGTGCATCCCAGGCTGACACAGTCATACCTGGAAGAATATCACAACAACTATGACGTTAAGCTCAGCCAAGCAGCAACCATACATGATTGGCAGTTCAACAAGTGTGAAAGGGAAGTTGAGGACTATGTCTGTCGCCCTAAAGGCAATCAGCCAGATGTTAGGTTTAGTGTCAACTACCTCCAGTCTCCATTAGATCAACAGCTAACAAACTGCAGAGCATCAAATGGCTTACTTGGAGCCTATTTGAGTCCTAGCCACACCTTCTTTAAGGAGCAATCACAGAAAGGCCCTTCTACCCCCTACCCACACAAGGACAGACTTG GTGCAACCCATAGAGGCACACACAGGTTTGTTCCAAGACACTCAGATGAGATGGTAGTTGAGATTGGTGACTCAATTCATGTACTAGATGAAGCAGAGGATGGCTGGTGCATGG GAATAAACCTAACCTCACAAGTTCAAGGTCTGTTCCCATCAGTCTATGCTACAGATTTAAAGTTCTATGAAGTCAATGGTTCTGCTGAGAAACAACCATCTGCTAAATTATATAAGTTACATTTTCTTGGCTCAATGGAAGTGAACCACCACAAGGGCAGTGATGTTCTCGTAGACGCCATTGAGAAG ATAATAATCAACAGGAGACTGAGCAAAGATACGACAACTCCACCCCTGTGCCAACTTGAGGTTTCTGATGCCGGAATCAAAATGATAGACTTGACACATAAGAAG CGAACCAGGAAGCTTATTACAGACATCAATGTAGAGAGTGCAAGTGAGAGACTAAGTAAGCTCCTTGCATTCAGTAAG GAAACCAAAGCAATCTCTAATCATTTCTTCTCACTGAAGAATGTGTCTTTCTGTGGCTACCATCCAGACAGCCCTAG GTATTTTGGGTTTATAACAAAGCATCCAACAGAAAGACGATTTGCCTGTCACTGCTATTCTAGTGTTGATGATAGCACACAAGAGATAGTGGATGCCGTTGG
- the LOC137405251 gene encoding alpha-(1,3)-fucosyltransferase C-like translates to MGIVKNFIFYCTVILAIIQVFWVFVCYFHWNRLLTPILTVNNVDNLTEHRTFLPQAVKPEQASKLILAYTTVYGKSFSINRFRKPWEIQAFPDPFEQCTYKCEWTIDPSDYNRSDAVIFHLYNMSPDFLGHGYREFVLKDLPRRIHTEQKWVLMVREPSAFYYPNQLKLLNNLFNLSMSYVLDADVFIPYGGFRKLSPDFPKAVNIANLNKEAGGKLWRGPITRRSKQIAWLVSNCITSSRREEFVEELQKYIDVDIYGGCSVKKNMPIFSKKDRKLLGKRYVFYLALENSDCDDYITEKFWISLIEGMIPIVKGRRVDYKKFAPDNSYIHADDFESVSHLASHLKTVFSDSKLLSSYHQWRSSYVVELRLLSSNKLWMCDLCQQVHESERKTIDVYEQFSEDTRCYTFDRKRNRTGEHMEDILHYEPLPRE, encoded by the coding sequence ATGGGCATcgttaaaaactttattttttattgcacTGTCATCCTGGCAATAATTCAGGTGTTCTGGGTGTTTGTTTGCTATTTTCACTGGAACAGGTTACTGACACCGATATTAACTGTCAACAACGTTGATAATCTTACAGAGCACAGAACTTTCCTGCCTCAAGCTGTCAAACCTGAACAGGCTTCTAAACTCATATTGGCATATACAACGGTGTATGGAAAGTCATTCAGCATTAACCGCTTCCGGAAGCCTTGGGAAATTCAAGCTTTTCCTGATCCTTTTGAACAATGTACTTACAAGTGTGAATGGACCATCGACCCATCTGATTACAACAGAAGTGATGCAGTGATATTTCATCTTTATAATATGAGTCCCGATTTTCTGGGCCATGGATATCGTGAGTTTGTGCTTAAAGATCTACCTCGAAGAATTCATACAGAGCAGAAGTGGGTGCTTATGGTGAGAGAACCAAGCGCCTTCTATTATCCAAACCAATTAAAACTTCTAAACAACCTTTTTAATTTAAGCATGTCGTACGTGTTAGACGCTGACGTCTTTATTCCTTATGGTGGTTTTAGAAAATTATCCCCTGATTTTCCTAAAGCTGTGAACATAGCAAATCTCAACAAAGAAGCAGGAGGGAAGTTATGGAGAGGGCCGATAACAAGGCGCTCAAAACAGATAGCATGGTTAGTGAGCAACTGTATAACGAGTAGCAGGCGAGAGGAGTTTGTTGAAGAGCTGCAAAAGTACATCGATGTTGATATTTATGGAGGCTGCAGTGTAAAGAAAAACATGCCGATCTTTAGCAAAAAGGATCGAAAGCTGCTAGGAAAGCGTTACGTATTTTATCTGGCTTTGGAAAACTCTGACTGTGATGACTACATCACAGAAAAGTTTTGGATAAGCTTGATCGAAGGAATGATTCCGATAGTAAAAGGACGACGAGTGGATTATAAAAAGTTTGCTCCAGACAATTCTTATATTCATGCAGACGACTTCGAATCAGTGTCGCATCTAGCCAGTCAtcttaaaacagttttttcagATTCAAAACTTCTTTCCTCGTACCATCAGTGGAGGTCATCTTATGTCGTTGAGTTGCGATTGCTGAGCAGTAATAAGCTATGGATGTGTGACTTGTGTCAACAGGTGCATGAGAGTGAGAGAAAGACAATAGATGTATATGAGCAATTCAGCGAGGACACACGGTGTTATACATTTGATAGGAAGAGAAACAGGACTGGAGAACATATGGAGGATATATTGCATTATGAACCTTTACCTAGGGAGTAG
- the LOC137405252 gene encoding glycoprotein 3-alpha-L-fucosyltransferase A-like, whose translation MEETKFPLLAADLNKWYKKRKAPLISMMNGRHKSIPSTKTLNCQMYTCIVKEGTRNMSGADMVVFAEHDMEAMRIPPKKHPTSLWAFLSREPQNHIYKAPQNLWDGVFNYSVTYDSDTDGNMHIFRDQIIKRSRRSFQNFAAVKANREPNALWFVSHCTENWKKHHVWSARAEYALELSKYITIDVFTKEDGCRDQLRSLIKNANTTVEPGFNDYTFYLAFESTLCKDYVSEKLWKILEANIATIPIALGGLSIEEYTRVAPPRSFIHVKNFSSPKALADHLKYVAKNDAAFNYYLQWRNDFFLRNTKGRQKHDVGGAIIPEKQGL comes from the exons ATGGAGGAAACTAAGTTTCCATTGCTGGCAGCAGATTTGAACAAATGGTACAAGAAGAGGAAGGCTCCTCTGATATCAATGATGAATGGTCGACACAAATCAATTCCATCTACAAAAACCCTCAACTGTCAGATGTACACTTGCATTGTAAAAGAAGGAACCAGAAACATGTCGGGAGCAGATATGGTAGTTTTTGCTGAACATGACATGGAAGCAATGCGGATTCCACCTAAGAAACACCCGACATCTCTCTGGGCTTTCCTATCCAGAGAGCCGCAAAACCACATCTACAAGGCCCCACAGAATCTCTGGGATGGAGTGTTCAACTATTCTGTAACCTATGACTCGGACACAGATGGCAATATGCACATATTTCGAGACCAAATTATAAAGCGATCTCGCAgatcttttcaaaattttgcaGCTGTAAAAGCAAATCGGGAGCCGAATGCTCTGTGGTTTGTCTCACACTGTACAGAGAACTggaaaaagcatcatgtttggAGTGCTAGGGCCGAGTATGCACTTGAACTATCTAAATACATAACAATTGATGTGTTCACAAAAGAAGATGGCTGTCGTGACCAGCTAAGATCACttattaaaaatgcaaataccACAGTAGAACCTGGATTTAATGACTATACATTTTATTTAGCATTTGAAAGCACGCTCTGTAAAGATTATGTAAGCGAGAAACTATGGAAGATTCTAGAAGCAAACATAGCTACTATTCCAATTGCATTAGGTGGCCTGTCAATAGAGGAGTACACCAGAGTGGCACCACCTAGAAGTTTCATTCATGTCAAAAACTTCAGCTCACCCAAAGCTCTTgcggatcacctcaaatatgTAGCCAAAAATGATGCGGCCTTCAACTACTATCTACAATGGAGGAATGATTTCTTTCTCCGGAATACTAAAGGTCGCCAGAAACATGATGTAGGAG GGGCCATAATTCCTGAGAAGCAAGGGCTATAG